A genomic region of Micromonospora sp. NBRC 110009 contains the following coding sequences:
- a CDS encoding ABA4-like family protein, with product MTGMLFTLTFAMAAPFLALMILLPRWSWTARIIASPLIVAPVLAGYAALVLPALGDVLPAVTSPTLDGVRDLLGTDDGAAAAWAHLVGFDLFVGRWAWLDSRERELPALVMAPVLVLTILLGPLGLASYLAVRGRWAGATVTPAPVPHHLG from the coding sequence ATGACCGGGATGCTGTTCACGCTGACCTTCGCGATGGCCGCGCCGTTCTTGGCCCTGATGATCCTGCTGCCGCGCTGGTCCTGGACCGCCCGGATCATCGCCTCGCCGCTGATCGTCGCACCGGTCCTGGCCGGCTACGCAGCGCTCGTCCTCCCGGCGCTCGGCGACGTGCTGCCCGCCGTGACCTCGCCGACCCTCGACGGCGTACGCGACCTGCTCGGCACGGACGACGGCGCGGCGGCCGCGTGGGCGCACCTGGTCGGGTTCGACCTGTTCGTCGGCCGGTGGGCGTGGCTGGACAGCCGGGAACGGGAGCTGCCCGCGCTGGTCATGGCGCCCGTGCTGGTGCTGACCATCCTGCTCGGACCACTCGGGCTGGCCAGTTACCTCGCCGTCCGGGGCCGGTGGGCCGGGGCGACCGTGACCCCTGCGCCCGTGCCGCACCACCTAGGCTGA
- a CDS encoding VOC family protein — translation MSIFRSPQVILFSEDVSRAAAFYAGLGFTEVFRVPTEGEPIHVDLVLDGCRIGIASVASTRDDHGLDPVPSGQRAAVILWTDDTAAAYEKVTASGAPALAAPHVWLDRLLIAWTADPDGNPVQIVQHLPAG, via the coding sequence GTGTCGATCTTCCGTTCCCCGCAGGTGATCCTGTTCAGCGAGGACGTGAGCCGGGCGGCCGCCTTCTACGCCGGGCTCGGCTTCACCGAGGTCTTCCGGGTGCCCACCGAGGGCGAGCCGATCCACGTCGACCTGGTGCTGGACGGCTGTCGGATCGGCATCGCGTCGGTGGCGTCCACCCGGGACGACCACGGCCTGGACCCGGTGCCCTCCGGGCAGCGGGCGGCGGTCATCCTCTGGACCGACGACACCGCCGCCGCGTACGAGAAGGTGACCGCCTCGGGCGCGCCGGCCCTGGCGGCCCCGCACGTCTGGCTGGACCGGCTGCTGATCGCCTGGACGGCCGACCCGGACGGCAACCCGGTCCAGATCGTGCAGCACCTGCCCGCCGGCTGA
- the dinB gene encoding DNA polymerase IV, whose product MSSDATILHADLDAFYASVEQRDDPRLRGRPVIVGGGVVLAASYEAKARGVHSAMGGRQARRLCPDAVVVPPRMAAYTAASRAVFDIFRGTTPLVEGLSIDEAFLDVGGLRRLVGPPADIAAALRREVRDRVGLPITVGVARTKFLAKVASGVAKPDGLLVVAPDRELAFLHPLPVERLWGVGPVTAARLRERGIRTVGQVARLDEPTLVSLLGAGAGRHLHALAHNRDPRAVQVGRRRSSMGAQHALGNGPHSPAELDAVLAGLVDRVTGRMRAARRTGRTVTLRLRFGDYTRATRSHTLGKATAQTGPLRDAARTLLRAALPEIEVRGVTLVGVSVGNLDDGHVQLTLPFTRDPGAELDAAVDQVRDRFGAAALTRAVLLGRDPGLEMPRLPD is encoded by the coding sequence GTGTCGAGCGACGCCACGATCCTGCACGCCGACCTGGACGCGTTCTACGCCTCGGTCGAGCAGCGCGACGATCCCCGGCTGCGCGGCCGGCCGGTCATCGTCGGCGGCGGCGTGGTCCTCGCCGCCAGCTACGAGGCGAAGGCGCGCGGGGTGCACAGCGCGATGGGCGGCCGGCAGGCCCGCCGGCTCTGCCCCGACGCGGTGGTGGTGCCGCCGAGGATGGCCGCGTACACGGCGGCGAGCCGGGCGGTCTTCGACATCTTCCGAGGGACCACCCCGCTGGTCGAAGGACTCTCCATCGACGAGGCGTTCCTCGACGTGGGCGGGTTGCGCCGCCTCGTCGGCCCGCCCGCCGACATCGCAGCAGCGCTGCGCCGGGAGGTACGCGACCGGGTCGGCCTGCCGATCACCGTGGGCGTGGCGCGGACGAAGTTCCTCGCCAAGGTGGCCAGCGGGGTGGCCAAGCCCGACGGCCTGCTGGTCGTAGCGCCCGACCGCGAGCTGGCGTTCCTGCACCCGCTGCCGGTCGAGCGGCTGTGGGGCGTCGGCCCGGTGACCGCGGCGCGGCTGCGCGAGCGGGGCATCCGGACCGTGGGCCAGGTGGCCCGACTCGACGAACCGACGCTGGTGTCGCTGCTCGGCGCCGGAGCGGGCCGCCACCTGCACGCCCTGGCGCACAACCGGGATCCGCGCGCGGTGCAGGTCGGGCGGCGGCGCTCCTCGATGGGCGCCCAGCACGCCCTCGGCAACGGCCCGCACTCCCCCGCCGAGCTCGACGCCGTGCTGGCCGGTCTGGTCGACCGGGTGACCGGGCGGATGCGGGCGGCCCGCCGCACCGGCCGTACGGTGACCCTGCGGCTGCGCTTCGGCGACTACACCCGGGCGACCCGCTCGCACACCCTCGGCAAGGCGACCGCGCAGACCGGCCCGCTGCGGGACGCGGCGCGGACGCTGCTGCGGGCGGCGCTGCCGGAGATCGAGGTCCGGGGCGTCACCCTGGTCGGGGTGTCGGTGGGCAACCTGGACGACGGGCACGTGCAGCTGACGCTGCCGTTCACCCGCGATCCGGGCGCCGAGCTGGACGCGGCGGTGGACCAGGTGCGGGACCGGTTCGGCGCGGCGGCGCTGACCCGGGCGGTGCTGCTTGGCCGGGACCCGGGTTTGGAGATGCCCCGCCTGCCGGACTGA
- a CDS encoding NADP-dependent oxidoreductase codes for MEAITLDAEGAAPTLRDDLARPSPGPGEVLVRVRASSINGFDKKAAAGMMRGAMEYRFPVVLGKDFAGEVEAIGGTTSRFRVGDPVFGVVMRSYLGDGAWAQYLTAGDQYGITRLPEGLDPSAAGALGLAGATALDALAAVAPGPGDTVLVAGATGGVGAFAVQYARAAGARVIATARPGPAADVVRELGADEVVDYTGDLAAQVRAVAPDGVSAVLHLAGDGGQLAGLLAADGRLASTIGFGPDQHPAATSIMGSPTAEALDRLAGDVVAGRVRVPISHRYELAEVPQALADFSGALGKLAVTVP; via the coding sequence ATGGAGGCGATCACGCTGGACGCCGAGGGGGCCGCCCCGACGCTCCGCGACGACCTGGCCCGGCCCAGCCCCGGGCCGGGCGAGGTGCTGGTCCGGGTGCGGGCCTCTTCGATCAACGGCTTCGACAAGAAGGCCGCCGCCGGGATGATGCGCGGCGCGATGGAATATCGGTTCCCGGTCGTGCTCGGCAAGGACTTCGCCGGCGAGGTCGAGGCGATCGGCGGAACCACGAGCCGCTTCCGGGTGGGGGACCCGGTGTTCGGCGTGGTAATGCGGTCGTACCTGGGCGACGGGGCGTGGGCCCAGTACCTGACCGCCGGCGACCAGTACGGCATCACCCGGCTGCCCGAGGGTCTCGACCCGTCGGCCGCGGGCGCGCTCGGGCTCGCCGGCGCCACCGCCCTCGACGCGCTGGCGGCCGTCGCCCCCGGACCGGGCGACACCGTGCTGGTCGCCGGCGCCACCGGCGGCGTCGGCGCGTTCGCCGTCCAGTACGCCCGGGCGGCCGGGGCCCGGGTCATCGCCACCGCCCGCCCCGGCCCGGCCGCCGACGTCGTCCGGGAGCTCGGCGCCGACGAGGTGGTGGACTACACCGGCGACCTGGCCGCCCAGGTCCGGGCGGTCGCCCCGGACGGTGTCTCGGCGGTGCTGCACCTGGCCGGCGACGGCGGGCAGCTCGCCGGCCTGCTCGCCGCGGACGGGCGGCTCGCGTCCACCATCGGCTTCGGCCCGGACCAGCACCCGGCCGCCACCTCGATCATGGGCAGCCCGACCGCGGAGGCCCTCGACCGGCTCGCCGGCGACGTGGTGGCCGGGCGGGTGCGGGTGCCGATCTCGCACCGGTACGAGCTGGCCGAGGTGCCGCAGGCGCTCGCCGACTTCAGCGGCGCCCTGGGCAAGCTTGCGGTCACCGTGCCCTGA
- a CDS encoding DUF2231 domain-containing protein — protein sequence MESRAKAMGHGIHPILIVFPLGLLATSVIFDILYLITDRTGFQISAAYTMGAGIIGGLVAGVFGLIDWRAIPAGTRAKRVGAAHGLGNVVVLVLFAVSWLLRRSADNWDPNALALICSFAGIVLAGVTGWLGGELVERLGVSVSDEASVNAPSSLHRSTGRPRARGV from the coding sequence ATGGAGAGTCGTGCGAAGGCGATGGGACACGGGATCCACCCCATCCTGATCGTGTTCCCGTTGGGGCTGCTCGCCACCTCGGTGATCTTCGACATCCTGTACCTGATCACCGACCGGACGGGCTTCCAGATCTCCGCCGCGTACACCATGGGCGCCGGCATCATCGGCGGCCTGGTCGCCGGCGTGTTCGGCCTGATCGACTGGCGGGCGATCCCCGCCGGCACCCGCGCCAAGCGGGTCGGCGCGGCGCACGGCCTGGGCAACGTGGTGGTCCTGGTGCTCTTCGCGGTGAGCTGGCTGCTGCGCCGCAGCGCCGACAACTGGGACCCGAACGCGTTGGCGCTGATCTGCAGCTTCGCCGGCATCGTCCTGGCCGGGGTGACCGGCTGGCTCGGTGGTGAGCTGGTGGAGCGGCTCGGGGTGAGCGTGAGCGACGAGGCGAGCGTCAACGCGCCCAGCTCGCTGCACCGGTCCACCGGCCGGCCCCGCGCCCGCGGCGTCTGA
- a CDS encoding amylo-alpha-1,6-glucosidase codes for MTRVRNLRVRPDLLYVASGWSTLVTDVRGRIGGTDPQGFFAGNTRVLSRERITVDGREPVPFATGNVRGHAQLSYAELGAGEELPSRAAYLLTERFVGPGLRTRLTVVSYSQQPLRFALGIRVEADFADTSEAEAGHRLQVGEVGAGWDPTAGELRLTYLRDDLDRAVAVRIRADTPVAYDDGTITVDLAVPPRGSASIDLLVEPIFDGSRLPAAPATFAEPDDSAARARARLVGELADLSSSNFDVTAAWRCATHDLAVLPLGEPAGPAAPIAGLPIYQEIFGRDTMTASWQALLAGPTMLADSLRLNARHLGQRLDDWRDEEPGKPLHEARQGPVSVLGLNPFSRYYGDWSTAPDFLVFLGQYLAWTGDLDTVRELLPTARRALAWIERYGDPDGDGFLEYHCRSRAGLKNQGWKDSDTAIVDERGQVVPNPIATSELQAYWYAALRHAAAVFTLTGHPARGAALLARARALRRRFHRAYWLPERGCYAMALGPDKQPVRSTNSNDGHLLTTGIVPVAAAARVADRLLAPDMFSGWGVRTLSADHPAYNPFSYHRGSVWPVEAGTIGLGLARYGCWAQLHRLAEGMFAAAALFEDHRLPEVLSGLPRDPAHPHPGVYPNSCSPQAWSASAIIALVQALLALRPAAPLRTIFIDPHLPEWLPDLRLEGVRVGGATVDLTVRRRRGGRTSVSTRGDRLVVVRRAPRQAISRRR; via the coding sequence ATGACCAGGGTCCGCAACCTGCGCGTCCGGCCCGACCTGCTCTACGTGGCGAGCGGGTGGAGCACGCTGGTCACCGACGTGCGGGGCCGGATCGGCGGCACCGACCCGCAGGGCTTCTTCGCCGGCAACACCCGGGTGCTCAGCCGGGAACGGATCACCGTCGACGGCCGGGAGCCGGTGCCCTTCGCCACCGGGAACGTCCGGGGTCACGCCCAGCTCTCCTACGCGGAGCTGGGCGCCGGGGAGGAGCTGCCGTCGCGCGCGGCGTACCTGCTGACCGAGCGGTTCGTCGGTCCGGGGCTGCGCACCCGGCTCACCGTGGTCAGCTACTCCCAGCAGCCGCTGCGGTTCGCGCTCGGGATCCGCGTCGAGGCGGACTTCGCCGACACCAGCGAGGCGGAGGCGGGCCACCGGCTGCAGGTCGGCGAGGTCGGCGCCGGGTGGGACCCGACGGCGGGCGAACTGCGCCTGACCTACCTGCGCGACGACCTCGACCGGGCGGTCGCGGTCCGGATCCGCGCCGACACCCCGGTGGCGTACGACGACGGGACGATCACGGTCGACCTGGCGGTGCCGCCGCGCGGTAGCGCCTCGATCGACCTGCTGGTCGAGCCGATCTTCGACGGGTCCCGGCTGCCCGCTGCCCCGGCGACGTTCGCCGAGCCGGACGACTCCGCCGCTCGGGCGCGGGCCCGGCTGGTCGGGGAGCTGGCCGACTTGAGCAGCAGCAACTTCGACGTGACGGCGGCGTGGCGGTGCGCCACACACGACCTGGCGGTGCTGCCGCTCGGCGAGCCGGCCGGCCCGGCCGCGCCGATCGCCGGGCTCCCCATCTACCAGGAGATCTTCGGCCGGGACACGATGACCGCCTCCTGGCAGGCGCTGCTGGCCGGCCCCACCATGCTCGCCGACAGCCTGCGGCTCAACGCCCGCCACCTCGGGCAGCGGCTGGACGACTGGCGGGACGAGGAACCGGGCAAGCCGCTGCACGAGGCCCGGCAGGGGCCCGTCTCGGTGCTCGGGCTGAACCCGTTCAGCCGGTACTACGGCGACTGGTCCACCGCGCCGGACTTCCTGGTCTTCCTCGGGCAGTACCTGGCCTGGACCGGTGACCTGGACACCGTGCGCGAGCTGCTGCCCACGGCCCGGCGGGCGCTGGCCTGGATCGAGCGGTACGGCGACCCCGACGGCGACGGCTTCCTGGAGTACCACTGCCGGTCCCGGGCGGGGCTGAAGAACCAGGGCTGGAAGGACTCCGACACCGCGATCGTCGACGAACGCGGGCAGGTGGTGCCCAACCCGATCGCCACCAGCGAGCTGCAGGCCTACTGGTACGCCGCCCTGCGGCACGCCGCCGCGGTGTTCACCCTGACCGGCCACCCGGCCCGGGGCGCCGCCCTGCTGGCCCGGGCCCGGGCGCTGCGGCGGCGCTTCCACCGCGCGTACTGGCTGCCGGAGCGGGGCTGCTACGCGATGGCGCTCGGGCCGGACAAGCAGCCGGTCCGCTCGACCAACTCCAACGACGGGCACCTGCTGACCACCGGCATCGTGCCCGTCGCGGCCGCCGCGCGGGTGGCCGACCGGCTGCTCGCGCCGGACATGTTCAGCGGCTGGGGGGTGCGCACGCTCTCGGCCGACCATCCGGCGTACAACCCGTTCAGCTACCACCGGGGCAGCGTGTGGCCGGTGGAGGCGGGCACCATCGGCCTCGGGCTCGCCCGGTACGGCTGCTGGGCGCAGCTGCACCGGCTCGCCGAGGGGATGTTCGCCGCGGCGGCGCTCTTCGAGGACCACCGGCTGCCCGAGGTGCTCAGCGGCCTGCCGCGCGACCCGGCTCACCCGCACCCGGGGGTCTACCCGAACTCCTGCTCCCCGCAGGCCTGGTCGGCCAGCGCCATCATCGCGCTGGTCCAGGCGCTGCTGGCGCTGCGGCCGGCCGCGCCGCTGCGCACCATCTTCATCGACCCGCACCTGCCCGAGTGGCTGCCGGACCTGCGGCTGGAGGGCGTGCGGGTGGGCGGCGCCACGGTCGACCTGACGGTGCGGCGGCGGCGCGGCGGGCGGACCTCGGTGAGCACGCGCGGCGACCGGCTGGTGGTGGTCCGGCGCGCCCCGCGGCAGGCCATCTCCCGGCGGCGCTGA
- a CDS encoding ABC transporter permease: MSGGTVPIGPTLLVALTVLTLAGAAVIRFSGLGPGRTILTAAARATVQLGGVSLIIVAVLAAWWSTALFILLMYVVASVTAHRRIGPAGPRRVAPLAIAVGVAPSLAVLLASRALPATPLVVLPTAGILIGGAMTATSLAGRRTLDELRTRHGEYEAGLALGLLPRDAALEICRPAAGQALVPALDQTRTVGLVTLPGAFVGVLLGGAGPLQAGATQLLILLTLLAVEAVAIAMVVELIVRGRAAD; the protein is encoded by the coding sequence GTGAGCGGCGGCACCGTACCGATCGGCCCGACACTGCTCGTCGCCCTCACCGTCCTCACCCTGGCGGGCGCGGCGGTGATCCGGTTCAGCGGTCTCGGCCCGGGCCGGACCATCCTGACCGCGGCGGCCCGGGCCACCGTCCAGCTCGGCGGCGTCTCGCTGATCATCGTCGCGGTGCTGGCCGCGTGGTGGAGCACGGCGCTCTTCATCCTGCTCATGTACGTGGTCGCCAGCGTCACCGCGCACCGGCGGATCGGGCCGGCCGGCCCGCGCCGGGTCGCCCCGCTCGCCATCGCCGTCGGGGTGGCGCCGAGTCTCGCCGTACTCCTGGCCAGCCGGGCCCTGCCCGCGACACCGCTGGTGGTGCTGCCCACGGCGGGCATCCTGATCGGTGGGGCGATGACCGCGACGAGCCTGGCCGGCCGGCGGACCCTGGACGAGCTGCGCACCCGGCACGGCGAGTACGAGGCGGGGCTCGCCCTGGGGCTGCTCCCCCGCGACGCGGCGCTGGAGATCTGCCGGCCGGCCGCGGGGCAGGCGCTCGTCCCGGCGCTGGACCAGACCCGGACGGTCGGGCTGGTCACCCTGCCGGGCGCGTTCGTCGGGGTGCTGCTCGGCGGGGCGGGACCACTGCAGGCCGGGGCCACCCAGTTGCTCATCCTGCTGACCCTGCTGGCGGTGGAGGCGGTGGCGATCGCCATGGTCGTCGAGTTGATCGTCCGGGGGCGGGCCGCGGACTGA